Proteins encoded by one window of Manis pentadactyla isolate mManPen7 chromosome X, mManPen7.hap1, whole genome shotgun sequence:
- the GPRASP1 gene encoding G-protein coupled receptor-associated sorting protein 1: MTGAELEPGAQAKTKKKAGIEAGGGAERENEVPLVVRPKVRTQAQGMPVARPKTEATEMGGAHPEADAKAIPGALPMDEAHLWAQTEFDTAGAVLKTEGVPQTSAITWPLVGTESESVAKTKTLSVDKEVVNMDTEYFPGTKLKAQFGIQPLFGPEETNVGSWCFPRPTSKQKDSQDCDLQWMDGSSVSPWLWSREEVSTKFHPSDTVKASTRSRLMAKEEAMSRPKANRELCIVSSSGSEDESIKTSWFWAREKTNIWSRPREETNSRSRLRYKKEVAESSSESECEDNVKYWFWAGGEAKSRSKLRVRKVSNVRARHRAKREASIDLMPGSIGIGKTESWFWPGEKSNKLSRPKSNKEFCARAMEKEEAKTKARARARREAKSEEEFFIGTWFWAAEESSIGDGASVKPSSQVEDESIVGNWFWTEETSMGTEASSKLRPRTEEEPIGNSMLGTREKTSVETETEATCKSMLTENKEKVIASSCFWASENTSEAEEETIFGSWFWVSDEARVEAGVGTSCASVPRSEKEEVVGPWFWAGEVNTEAEFGEEASPGAEEETMFGSWFWAGNQAQVDSEAEDSCDTIPRAEEEEPIIGSWFWAGVETCVGTEISNKSSLEDKEVVIMPSWYGTTEEVSTKYEAGARCKFMAGEEISNESCFWAEDNPHMYTANGGSWKSRSEEEHDTVDSWFWSRKYTRPDTIIGPWLWAAEEGSIDDGTGNEAKPLTKEATITSWFWKGEEAVTETTNREESWPDTEEDIIGSWFWAGEEDKLETAAEAREGRLAAEEEAIFGSWFWAREETIRKEAGFCSKSSPEAEEEEVIVGPWFWAKEEAGLEAGTGVEAEPGTEEDEVIVGSWFWAEEDNIEAGPQAIEETRLETEETIFGSWFWAAEERNVEAETCESKPEDEEEKIVESWFWSEDKAFNGTATVATCESSLENEEEAVVGSSFGAKDGANDRTGNGTNCESRTLAEEDEAIVGSWFWEGDEAHFESNPSPVFRVISRSRCSVEQEPDASRRPQSWDEVTVKFKPGPWGRLGFPCPVTFRFPQETASLFSEMFGGKCKDIELSLEEEEQECLLHPYQLDPDFPFRYDPSYRSVKEIREHLRVKESAEPENWSCSCIQCELKIGPEEFEELLLLMDRVRDPFIHEISKIAMGMRGASQFTRDIIRDSGIVSLIEALLNYPSSRPRTSFLENMIRTAPPYPNLNMIQTYVCQVCEESIGYRLDSPEQRSGLRMVRHLTSTTDYHTLVAKYMPGFLCLLAMGNTKTRFHVLKVLLNLSESPVVTKELLSADAVSEFMALFDRKEANDNVQIALAVLENIGNNIKTEAVFTDDDFNFEPLISAFYEVEEFVKERQGKTNYQNDPEADQENQYD, translated from the coding sequence ATGACTGGGGCTGAGCTTGAGCCTGGCGCCCAGGCCAAGACTAAAAAGAAGGCTGGAatagaggctgggggtggggctgagagagagaatgaagtcCCATTGGTGGTCAGACCAAAGGTTAGGACTCAAGCTCAGGGTATGCCTGTGGCAAGACCCAAAACTGAGGCCACAGAAATGGGTGGAGCACATCCTGAGGCTGATGCCAAGGCAATCCCTGGGGCACTGCCCATGGATGAAGCCCATTTATGGGCCCAGACTGAGTTTGATACAGCTGGGGCTGTATTAAAAACAGAAGGAGTGCCCCAGACCAGTGCTATCACCTGGCCACTGGTTGGTACTGAGTCTGAGTCAGTTGCTAAAACTAAAACCTTGTCTGTAGATAAGGAAGTGGTCAACATGGATACTGAGTACTTTCCTGGCACCAAGCTCAAAGCCCAGTTTGGAATCCAGCCTTTGTTTGGGCCAGAGGAGACCAATGTGGGGTCCTGGTGCTTTCCCAGGCCTACATCCAAACAAAAGGACTCTCAGGATTGTGATTTACAATGGATGGATGGATCCTCTGTCAGTCCCTGGTTGTGGAGTAGAGAAGAGGTCAGTACAAAGTTTCATCCTAGTGACACAGTAAAGGCCAGTACAAGGTCCAGGCTCATGGCCAAAGAAGAGGCCATGTCTAGGCCCAAAGCTAATCGGGAGCTCTGTATTGTGTCGAGTTCTGGTTCTGAGGATGAATCTATTAAGACATCCTGGTTCTGGGCAAGAGAAAAGACCAATATCTGGTCCCGACCCAGGGAAGAGACCAATAGCAGGTCCAGGCTGAGGTACAAAAAGGAAGTCGCTGAGTCTAGTTCTGAATCTGAATGTGAGGACAATGTAAAGTACTGGTTCTGGGCTGGAGGGGAGGCCAAATCCAGATCCAAACTCAGAGTTAGGAAAGTGTCCAATGTCAGGGCCAGGCACAGGGCTAAACGAGAAGCTTCCATTGATCTCATGCCTGGGTCTATTGGCATAGGTAAAACAGAGTCCTGGTTCTGGCCTGGAGAAAAGTCTAATAAATTATCAAGGCCCAAGTCCAACAAAGAGTTTTGCGCCAGAGCAATGGAAAAGGAAGAGGCCAAAACCAAGGCCAGAGCCAGGGCTAGGCGAGAAGCTAAGTCGGAGGAAGAATTCTTCATTGGGACCTGGTTCTGGGCTGCCGAAGAGTCTAGCATAGGAGATGGGGCCAGTGTTAAGCCCAGTTCTCAGGTAGAGGATGAGTCCATTGTTGGCAATTGGTTCTGGACAGAAGAGACCAGTATGGGGACTGAGGCCAGCAGTAAACTCAGACCAAGAACTGAGGAGGAGCCAATTGGCAATTCCATGCTTGGGACTAGAGAAAAGACCAGTGTGGAAACTGAGACTGAAGCCACTTGCAAATCTATGctaacagaaaataaagaaaaggtcaTTGCCAGTTCCTGCTTCTGGGCTAGTGAAAACACCTCAGAGGCTGAGGAAGAGACCATTTTTGGGTCTTGGTTTTGGGTCAGTGATGAAGCCCGTGTGGAAGCTGGTGTTGGAACCAGCTGTGCATCAGTGCCAAGGTCTGAAAAAGAAGAAGTTGTTGGTCCCTGGTTCTGGGCTGGAGAAGTCAATACAGAGGCTGAGTTTGGGGAAGAGGCCAGCCCAGGAGCTGAAGAAGAGACAATGTTTGGGTCCTGGTTTTGGGCTGGAAACCAGGCCCAGGTGGATTCTGAGGCTGAAGATAGCTGTGACACCATTCCAAGGGCTGAAGAGGAGGAGCCCATTATTGGGTCATGGTTCTGGGCTGGAGTAGAAACTTGTGTGGGCACTGAAATCAGTAACAAGTCTAGCCTGGAGGACAAGGAAGTGGTTATTATGCCATCTTGGTATGGGACCACAGAAGAGGTCAGTACAAAGTATGAAGCTGGTGCCAGATGCAAATTTATGGCAGGTGAAGAGATCAGTAATGAATCTTGCTTCTGGGCAGAAGATAATCCCCATATGTACACTGCTAATGGAGGTAGCTGGAAGTCTAGGTCAGAGGAGGAACATGATACTGTTGATTCATGGTTCTGGTCTAGAAAATACACAAGGCCAGACACCATTATAGGGCCCTGGTTATGGGCTGCAGAAGAGGGCAGTATAGATGATGGGACTGGAAACGAGGCCAAGCCACTGACCAAGGAGGCCACAATCACATCCTGGTTCTGGAAGGGGGAGGAAGCTGTTACAGAAACTACAAACAGAGAAGAATCCTGGCCAGACACTGAAGAGGATATTATTGGTTCTTGGTTCTGGGCTGGGGAAGAGGACAAGCTTGAGACAGCAGCTGAGGCTAGAGAAGGCAGGCTGGCAGCTGAGGAGGAAGCTATTTTTGGTTCTTGGTTCTGGGCCAGAGAAGAGACTATTAGGAAGGAAGCTGGCTTTTGCAGCAAATCCAGTCCAGAAGCTGAAGAGGAGGAAGTCATAGTTGGGCCTTGGTTTTGGGCTAAAGAGGAAGCTGGACTGGAGGCAGGGACTGGTGTTGAGGCTGAGCCTGGGACTGAAGAAGACGAAGTTATTGTTGGGTCCTGGTTCTGGGCTGAAGAAGACAATATAGAGGCTGGGCCTCAGGCAATAGAAGAGACCAGGTTAGAGACTGAAGAAACCATTTTTGGATCCTGGTTCTGGGCTGCAGAAGAAAGAAATGTAGAAGCAGAGACTTGTGAATCCAAGCCAGAGGATGAAGAAGAGAAAATTGTTGAATCCTGGTTCTGGTCTGAAGACAAGGCCTTTAACGGGACTGCAACTGTGGCCACCTGTGAATCCAGCCTAGAAAATGAGGAAGAGGCAGTTGTTGGGTCCTCGTTTGGAGCTAAAGATGGGGCCAATGACAGGACTGGCAATGGAACCAACTGTGAGTCCAGGACATTAGCTGAGGAGGATGAGGCCATAGTGGGGTCCTGGTTCTGGGAAGGAGATGAGGCCCATTTTGAATCAAATCCTAGCCCCGTGTTCAGGGTCATTTCCAGGTCCAGGTGTTCAGTTGAGCAGGAGCCTGATGCTTCACGCAGGCCTCAGAGCTGGGATGAGGTCACTGTTAAGTTCAAGCCTGGTCCATGGGGTAGGCTTGGCTTCCCATGCCCAGTCACCTTTAGATTTCCACAAGAAACAGCATCTCTATTCTCTGAAATGTTTGGAGGAAAGTGCAAGGACATAGAACTGAGCCTAGAAGAGGAAGAGCAGGAATGTTTGCTTCATCCTTACCAGCTTGACCCTGACTTCCCATTTCGATATGATCCATCCTACCGGTCAGTcaaggaaattagagaacatCTTAGGGTCAAGGAGAGTGCAGAGCCTGAGAATTGGTCCTGCAGCTGCATACAGTGTGAGCTTAAAATTGGGCCTGAAGAGTTTGAAGAGCTCCTTTTATTAATGGACAGAGTTCGAGATCCTTTTATTCATGAGATTTCTAAAATTGCAATGGGTATGAGAGGTGCTTCTCAGTTTACCCGAGATATCATTAGGGATTCAGGTATTGTCTCACTTATTGAAGCCTTGCTCAATTATCCTTCTTCCCGACCTAGGACAAGTTTTTTGGAAAATATGATTCGCACAGCTCCACCTTATCCAAATCTAAACATGATTCAGACATACGTATGTCAGGTGTGTGAGGAATCTATTGGTTATAGGTTGGATTCCCCTGAGCAGCGATCTGGATTAAGGATGGTTAGGCACCTCACTTCAACTACTGACTATCACACACTGGTTGCCAAATATATGCCTGGGTTTCTCTGTTTATTAGCCATGGGCAATACCAAAACAAGGTTTCATGTTCTGAAAGTACTACTGAATTTGTCTGAAAGTCCTGTTGTGACAAAAGAATTACTCAGTGCTGATGCAGTTTCAGAATTTATGGCCCTTTTTGACAGGAAAGAGGCAAATGACAATGTTCAGATTGCTCTAGCAGTGTTGGAAAATATTGGTAACAATATCAAAACAGAGGCAGTATTCACTGATGATGATTTCAATTTTGAGCCACTTATTTCTGCATTCTATGAAGTTGAGGAATTTGTTAAGGAACGGCAAGGCAAAACAAATTATCAAAATGACCCTGAGGCAGACCAAGAAAATCAGTATGATTAG